The following coding sequences are from one Rhineura floridana isolate rRhiFlo1 chromosome 2, rRhiFlo1.hap2, whole genome shotgun sequence window:
- the LOC133378004 gene encoding disintegrin and metalloproteinase domain-containing protein 20-like, whose product MLYPSGKKTSYHLWLLVLISWNVLTETAGQKPPQGFRYASYEVTIPRKLTPRYGQQEPDVTYLLQIDGKGHVVHLKQKKGFVSKHFPVFTYSKEGDLQVDYPFIRDDCFYRGFIQGKPFSLVTLSTCSGGLRGLLRLENQTYEIVPVQASATSQHVVYRLEEKGGAVRMNCGLTEEEQSRQVAMIQKSDNIVAKDARTGDWWTHTRYAEVAIVVDYERYDRIDRNETVAAMNVLDVIHVANSLYEPLSVLVTLAGLEIWTEKNLIVIDNNINTLLSTFNDWRTNTLNKHLKNDAGHLFVYKSFGRTRGLAYLGTICRTDRASGVESYVGYSLSDFSNTFVHELGHNLGMQHDGKYCTCERHACIMAASQANTDKFSNCSYNDYFELRNSPCLLIPPHPDKMYKLKRCGNKVVEDGEQCDCGSPDQCKSDTCCQSNCMLRPAAMCAFGQCCAKCQYVPAQSVCRQQISICDLPEYCNGTSEWCPEDVYVQDGAPCSDGAYCYHGNCTTHNGQCKMIFGKKATVASKACFMEVNGRGDRFGNCGLYKFHVSYKKCNAKNILCGRIQCDNVNELPSLEEHSTIVQTYSGNRQCWGTDYHSGMEIPDIGAVRDGVPCGTDMMCIDGQCMSVSLLKYDCDVRKCHNRGICNTHRHCHCDYGWAPPDCVNEGYGGSIDSGPPPPSPDIVIAATSGGIAFVITATGVVSLCVYFRYGLMHHLRRLRARFRPTESKQEESPQQITELNNSRICQNRTPEIMDSIMQK is encoded by the coding sequence ATGCTTTACCCATCAGGGAAAAAGACTAGCTATCATTTATGGCTGCTAGTGCTAATCTCGTGGAATGTTCTGACTGAGACTGCAGGTCAGAAACCACCACAGGGTTTTAGGTATGCCTCTTATGAGGTGACCATCCCAAGGAAACTGACCCCCAGATATGGACAACAAGAACCCGATGTCACCTACCTGTTGCAGATTGATGGGAAGGGCCATGTGGTGCATCTCAAACAGAAGAAAGGCTTTGTCTCTAAACACTTCCCTGTCTTCACTTACAGTAAGGAGGGGGACCTCCAGGTGGACTATCCTTTCATCAGAGATGACTGTTTCTACCGTGGCTTTATACAGGGCAAGCCTTTCTCTCTGGTCACTCTCAGCACTTGCTCAGGGGGACTCAGGGGTCTGCTGCGATTAGAAAATCAGACCTATGAAATTGTGCCTGTGCAGGCATCTGCTACTTCCCAACATGTGGTGTATAGGCTGGAAGAAAAGGGAGGTGCTGTCCGCATGAACTGTGGGCTAACAGAGGAAGAGCAAAGTCGTCAAGTGGCCATGATCCAGAAATCAGACAATATAGTGGCTAAGGATGCTCGGACAGGAGACTGGTGGACGCACACCCGGTATGCAGAGGTTGCAATTGTAGTGGATTATGAACGATATGACAGAATTGATAGAAATGAAACTGTTGCTGCCATGAATGTTCTGGATGTCATCCATGTTGCAAATTCATTATATGAGCCACTTAGTGTCCTTGTAACTTTAGCTGGATTAGAGATTTGGACAGAAAAGAACCTCATTGTTATTGATAACAACATCAATACCCTGCTTTCCACTTTCAATGATTGGAGAACAAACACCCTGAATAAACATCTAAAGAATGATGCTGGTCACTTATTTGTATATAAGAGTTTTGGACGTACGCGTGGGTTAGCATACTTAGGAACAATCTGTCGTACTGATCGGGCATCCGGTGTTGAATCGTATGTGGGTTATAGCTTGTCTGATTTTTCAAACACATTTGTCCATGAATTAGGGCATAATCTTGGCATGCAACATGATGGAAAATACTGTACTTGTGAACGACATGCCTGCATTATGGCTGCATCTCAGGCAAACACTGATAAGTTTAGCAATTGCAGTTATAATGATTATTTTGAGCTAAGGAACAGTCCATGTTTGCTAATTCCACCACACCCTGATAAAATGTATAAACTCAAGCGGTGTGGCAATAAAGTAGTGGAAGATGGAGAGCAATGTGACTGTGGCTCACCAGATCAATGTAAGTCGGACACATGTTGCCAGTCTAATTGCATGTTGCGTCCAGCTGCCATGTGTGCTTTTGGACAGTGCTGTGCTAAGTGTCAATATGTTCCAGCTCAATCTGTTTGCAGACAACAAATTAGCATCTGTGATCTTCCTGAGTACTGCAATGGGACTTCAGAGTGGTGTCCCGAAGATGTTTATGTACAAGATGGTGCCCCATGCAGTGATGGTGCATACTGTTATCATGGGAATTGCACGACACACAATGGGCAGTGCAAAATGATCTTTGGTAAGAAAGCAACAGTTGCTTCAAAGGCTTGCTTTATGGAAGTGAATGGTCGAGGTGATCGCTTTGGTAACTGTGGCTTATATAAGTTCCATGTGTCTTATAAAAAATGTAATGCTAAGAATATCCTGTGTGGCCGAATCCAGTGTGACAATGTTAACGAGTTACCTTCTTTGGAGGAACACAGCACCATAGTTCAAACATACTCTGGAAATAGGCAGTGCTGGGGAACTGACTACCACAGTGGAATGGAAATACCTGATATTGGAGCAGTGAGAGATGGTGTTCCTTGTGGCACTGATATGATGTGTATTGATGGGCAATGCATGAGTGTCTCTCTCTTAAAGTACGATTGTGATGTCAGAAAGTGCCATAATCGGGGAATATGTAACACCCACAGACATTGTCATTGTGATTATggctgggcccctccagactgtgtAAATGAAGGTTATGGTGGCAGTATTGACAGTGGGCCTCCTCCACCAAGCCCGGATATTGTCAttgcagcaacttctggaggaatTGCATTTGTCATAACTGCTACAGGTGTTGTTTCCCTGTGTGTGTATTTCAGATATGGACTGATGCATcatttgagaagactgagggcaagATTCCGTCCAACTGAATCAAAACAGGAAGAAAGTCCACAACAGATCACTGAACTGAACAATAGCAGAATATGTCAGAACCGTACACCAGAAATAATGGACAGTATAATGCAGAAATAG